Proteins encoded together in one Miscanthus floridulus cultivar M001 chromosome 16, ASM1932011v1, whole genome shotgun sequence window:
- the LOC136511432 gene encoding uncharacterized protein isoform X1 — protein MKYVLVTGGVVSGLGKGVTASSIGVLLKSCGFRVTSIKIDPYLNTDAGTMSPFEHGEVFVLDDGGEVDLDLGNYERFLDIKLTRDNNITTGKIYQSVIDKERRGDYLGKTVQVVPHITDEIQEWIERVAMNPVDGTEEPADVCVIELGGTLGDIESMPFIEALGQFSYRVGPGNFCLVHVSLVPVLNVVGEQKTKPTQHSVRGLRGLGLLPDILACRSTQPLEEHVKVKLAQFCHVPIPNIINLHDVTNIWHIPLLLRDQKAHEAILKVLDLQCVGKVAREPQLSEWTERASRCDRLKTPVGLLIILTSVSNTELTPSLYNNQCLILWHENPFQVRIAMVGKYTGLSDSYLSVIKALLHASVALDRKLVVDWVPSCDLEDSTAEETPDAYEKAWELLKGADGVLVPGGFGDRGVQGKILAAKYAREKNIPYLGICLGMQIAVIEFARSIMKLHGANSTEFDPTTKTPCVIFMPEGSKTHMGATMRLGSRRTFFQVTNCKSAKLYGNASYVDERHRHRYEVNPDMVPEFEKAGLSFVGRDESGKRMEIIELPTHRFFVAVQFHPEFKSRPGKPSPLFLGLIAASSGQLDQRGVIISSTGRKLKATEGAPKLKAYQNGHLMKPLNGLVNGHYSTNGNGAIPI, from the exons ATGAAGTACGTGCTGGTGACCGGCGGAGTGGTGAGCGGGCTCGGGAAGGGCGTGACGGCCAGCAGCATCGGCGTCCTGCTCAAGTCCTGCGGCTTCCGCGTCACCTCCATCAAGATCG ATCCATACCTTAACACCGATGCCGGAACCATGTCTCCGTTCGAGCACGGCGAAGTGTTTGTTTTGGACGACGGTGGTGAG GTGGACTTGGACCTTGGAAACTACGAACGATTTCTGGACATCAAGTTGACTCGTGACAACAACATAACCACGGGGAAGATCTACCAG TCTGTCATTGACAAGGAGCGTAGAGGAGATTACCTAGGAAAAACTGTCCAG GTTGTGCCGCACATCACAGATGAAATACAAGAGTGGATCGAACGTGTGGCAATGAATCCAGTTGATGGCACAGAAGAGCCAGCTGATGTTTGTGTCATAGAACTTGGTGGCACTCTAG GGGACATTGAATCAATGCCTTTCATTGAAGCATTAGGTCAATTTTCATACCGTGTAG GGCCTGGAAACTTCTGCTTGGTGCATGTTAGTCTTGTGCCAGTTCTAAATGTAGTTGGTGAGCAG AAAACAAAGCCAACCCAACATAGTGTTCGCGGACTTAGAGGACTTGGACTCTTGCCTGATATTTTGGCATGTCGTAGTACACAG CCACTTGAAGAACATGTGAAAGTGAAGCTCGCACAATTTTGTCATGTTCCG ATACCAAATATCATTAATCTCCATGATGTCACGAACATTTGGCACATCCCTTTGTTGCTCAGA GATCAGAAGGCCCATGAAGCTATTTTGAAAGTGTTAGACCTTCAGTG TGTGGGTAAAGTTGCTCGAGAACCCCAATTGTCTGAATGGACTGAAAGAGCCAGCAGATGTGACAGATTGAAAACTCCGGTTGGTTTGTTGATCATTTTAACTTCTGTTTCCAATACCGAATTGACTCCTAGCTTATATAACAACCAGTGCTTGATATTATGGCATGAAAATCCTTTTCAGGTTAGGATTGCTATGGTTGGAAAGTATACTGGCTTGTCAGATTCCTACCTATCTGTTATCAAG GCTCTTTTGCATGCGTCGGTTGCTTTGGACAGGAAACTTGTGGTGGACTGGGTTCCTTCCTGTGATCTTGAAGATTCTACAGCAGAAGAG ACTCCTGATGCCTATGAAAAAGCATGGGAGTTGCTAAAG GGTGCAGATGGTGTGTTGGTGCCAGGAGGTTTCGGAGACAGAGGAGTCCAAGGGAAAATTCTTGCTGCAAAATACGCGCGAGAAAAGAACATTCCTTATCTTGGCATTTGCTTGGGCATGCAAATTGCAGTGATTGAGTTTGCACGTTCTATCATGAAGTTGCATGGTGCTAACAGCACGGAGTTTGATCCAACCACAAAAACACCATGTGTTATTTTCATGCCAGAG GGATCCAAAACCCATATGGGGGCAACAATGCGCCTTGGATCTAGGAGGACCTTTTTCCAGGTCACTAACTGCAAATCTGCTAAACT GTATGGCAATGCTAGCTACGTTGATGAAAGGCACCGCCACAGATACGAGGTCAATCCTGATATGGTCCCAGAATTTGAGAAAGCAGGGCTTTCTTTCGTTGGCAGGGATGAAAGCGGTAAACGCATGGAG ATTATCGAACTACCAACTCATAGGTTTTTCGTTGCTGTACAATTTCACCCTGAATTCAAGTCAAGGCCTGGCAAGCCATCTCCGCTTTTCTTAG GATTGATAGCAGCTTCATCAGGTCAGCTTGATCAACGTGGCGTTATTATCAGTTCAACAGGCAGAAAGCTAAAAGCCACTGAAGGAGCACCGAAGCTAAAAGCTTACCAGAATGGGCACCTCATGAAGCCACTGAACGGCCTGGTGAACGGGCACTATTCAACAAACGGCAATGGTGCTATTCCCATCTAG
- the LOC136511432 gene encoding uncharacterized protein isoform X4 has translation MKYVLVTGGVVSGLGKGVTASSIGVLLKSCGFRVTSIKIDPYLNTDAGTMSPFEHGEVFVLDDGGEVDLDLGNYERFLDIKLTRDNNITTGKIYQSVIDKERRGDYLGKTVQVVPHITDEIQEWIERVAMNPVDGTEEPADVCVIELGGTLGDIESMPFIEALGQFSYRVGPGNFCLVHVSLVPVLNVVGEQKTKPTQHSVRGLRGLGLLPDILACRSTQIPNIINLHDVTNIWHIPLLLRDQKAHEAILKVLDLQCVGKVAREPQLSEWTERASRCDRLKTPVRIAMVGKYTGLSDSYLSVIKALLHASVALDRKLVVDWVPSCDLEDSTAEETPDAYEKAWELLKGADGVLVPGGFGDRGVQGKILAAKYAREKNIPYLGICLGMQIAVIEFARSIMKLHGANSTEFDPTTKTPCVIFMPEGSKTHMGATMRLGSRRTFFQVTNCKSAKLYGNASYVDERHRHRYEVNPDMVPEFEKAGLSFVGRDESGKRMEIIELPTHRFFVAVQFHPEFKSRPGKPSPLFLGLIAASSGQLDQRGVIISSTGRKLKATEGAPKLKAYQNGHLMKPLNGLVNGHYSTNGNGAIPI, from the exons ATGAAGTACGTGCTGGTGACCGGCGGAGTGGTGAGCGGGCTCGGGAAGGGCGTGACGGCCAGCAGCATCGGCGTCCTGCTCAAGTCCTGCGGCTTCCGCGTCACCTCCATCAAGATCG ATCCATACCTTAACACCGATGCCGGAACCATGTCTCCGTTCGAGCACGGCGAAGTGTTTGTTTTGGACGACGGTGGTGAG GTGGACTTGGACCTTGGAAACTACGAACGATTTCTGGACATCAAGTTGACTCGTGACAACAACATAACCACGGGGAAGATCTACCAG TCTGTCATTGACAAGGAGCGTAGAGGAGATTACCTAGGAAAAACTGTCCAG GTTGTGCCGCACATCACAGATGAAATACAAGAGTGGATCGAACGTGTGGCAATGAATCCAGTTGATGGCACAGAAGAGCCAGCTGATGTTTGTGTCATAGAACTTGGTGGCACTCTAG GGGACATTGAATCAATGCCTTTCATTGAAGCATTAGGTCAATTTTCATACCGTGTAG GGCCTGGAAACTTCTGCTTGGTGCATGTTAGTCTTGTGCCAGTTCTAAATGTAGTTGGTGAGCAG AAAACAAAGCCAACCCAACATAGTGTTCGCGGACTTAGAGGACTTGGACTCTTGCCTGATATTTTGGCATGTCGTAGTACACAG ATACCAAATATCATTAATCTCCATGATGTCACGAACATTTGGCACATCCCTTTGTTGCTCAGA GATCAGAAGGCCCATGAAGCTATTTTGAAAGTGTTAGACCTTCAGTG TGTGGGTAAAGTTGCTCGAGAACCCCAATTGTCTGAATGGACTGAAAGAGCCAGCAGATGTGACAGATTGAAAACTCCG GTTAGGATTGCTATGGTTGGAAAGTATACTGGCTTGTCAGATTCCTACCTATCTGTTATCAAG GCTCTTTTGCATGCGTCGGTTGCTTTGGACAGGAAACTTGTGGTGGACTGGGTTCCTTCCTGTGATCTTGAAGATTCTACAGCAGAAGAG ACTCCTGATGCCTATGAAAAAGCATGGGAGTTGCTAAAG GGTGCAGATGGTGTGTTGGTGCCAGGAGGTTTCGGAGACAGAGGAGTCCAAGGGAAAATTCTTGCTGCAAAATACGCGCGAGAAAAGAACATTCCTTATCTTGGCATTTGCTTGGGCATGCAAATTGCAGTGATTGAGTTTGCACGTTCTATCATGAAGTTGCATGGTGCTAACAGCACGGAGTTTGATCCAACCACAAAAACACCATGTGTTATTTTCATGCCAGAG GGATCCAAAACCCATATGGGGGCAACAATGCGCCTTGGATCTAGGAGGACCTTTTTCCAGGTCACTAACTGCAAATCTGCTAAACT GTATGGCAATGCTAGCTACGTTGATGAAAGGCACCGCCACAGATACGAGGTCAATCCTGATATGGTCCCAGAATTTGAGAAAGCAGGGCTTTCTTTCGTTGGCAGGGATGAAAGCGGTAAACGCATGGAG ATTATCGAACTACCAACTCATAGGTTTTTCGTTGCTGTACAATTTCACCCTGAATTCAAGTCAAGGCCTGGCAAGCCATCTCCGCTTTTCTTAG GATTGATAGCAGCTTCATCAGGTCAGCTTGATCAACGTGGCGTTATTATCAGTTCAACAGGCAGAAAGCTAAAAGCCACTGAAGGAGCACCGAAGCTAAAAGCTTACCAGAATGGGCACCTCATGAAGCCACTGAACGGCCTGGTGAACGGGCACTATTCAACAAACGGCAATGGTGCTATTCCCATCTAG
- the LOC136512176 gene encoding LOW QUALITY PROTEIN: uncharacterized protein (The sequence of the model RefSeq protein was modified relative to this genomic sequence to represent the inferred CDS: substituted 2 bases at 2 genomic stop codons) translates to MTFISHIPPLEGGNYRVWREKYKLALALSKNDLALTSPCPTELVDPLKEDNETDADFTARQRDHAEVRMKYDLERKKWDISNCKCLKVAKSTISDGIRGSILDCDTATEYLKKVESQFTGSSKAYASTLIKKLFNEKYTSGGIREHILKMSNMASKLKPMDLGLKDEFLIHLFLASLPKEYETFVVNYNMXPDKXDIEKLIAMCVQEEERLKSSQGDSTNLVKNNKKKNFNKNVKPQGKAPQNDHHQKNNNAQVEKDQCKWCKKHGYYQRDYLDFLKSLLKRGITYEEDPAKRRKKN, encoded by the coding sequence atgacttttatctcgcacataccgcctcttgaagggggcaactatagGGTGTGGCGAGAGAAGTATAAACTAGCACTTGCATTGTCtaaaaatgacctagcgcttacctctCCATGTCCGACTGAGTTAGTGGACCCGTTGAAAGAAGAtaatgagactgatgctgatttcactgctcggcagcgagatcatgcagaagtgcggaTGAAATATGATCTCGAACGCAAGAAATGGGATATTTCAAACTGCAAGTGCTTGAaggtggctaagtccactatttCAGATGGGATAAGAGGGTCTATCCTAGATTGTGATACCGCCACagagtatcttaagaaagtggagagtcagtttactggctcttcaaaggcttatgccagtactttgatcaagaaattattcaatgagaaatacactagtggcggtatcagagagcacatactgaagatgagcaacatggcttcaaagctgaagccaatggatttggggctcaaggatgagttccttattcaTTTGTTTCTTGCTTCCTTGCCTaaggaatatgaaacttttgttgtaaATTATAACATGTAGCCCGATAAGTGagatatagagaagctcatcgcaatgtgtgttcaagaagaggagaggcttaaaAGCTCACAGGGTGACTCTACTAACCTTGTGAAGAACAACAAAAAGAAGAATTTCAATAAGAAtgtcaaacctcaagggaaagcccctcagaatgaccaccatcagaagaacaacaatgctcaagttgagaaggatcagtgtaaatggtgcaagaagcatggataTTACCAGAGGGACTATCTAGACTTCTTGAAGAGCCTTCTGAAGAGAGGGATTacatacgaggaggaccctgcaaagaggagaaagaagaattaa
- the LOC136511432 gene encoding uncharacterized protein isoform X2 has protein sequence MKYVLVTGGVVSGLGKGVTASSIGVLLKSCGFRVTSIKIDPYLNTDAGTMSPFEHGEVFVLDDGGEVDLDLGNYERFLDIKLTRDNNITTGKIYQSVIDKERRGDYLGKTVQVVPHITDEIQEWIERVAMNPVDGTEEPADVCVIELGGTLGDIESMPFIEALGQFSYRVGPGNFCLVHVSLVPVLNVVGEQKTKPTQHSVRGLRGLGLLPDILACRSTQPLEEHVKVKLAQFCHVPIPNIINLHDVTNIWHIPLLLRDQKAHEAILKVLDLQCVGKVAREPQLSEWTERASRCDRLKTPVRIAMVGKYTGLSDSYLSVIKALLHASVALDRKLVVDWVPSCDLEDSTAEETPDAYEKAWELLKGADGVLVPGGFGDRGVQGKILAAKYAREKNIPYLGICLGMQIAVIEFARSIMKLHGANSTEFDPTTKTPCVIFMPEGSKTHMGATMRLGSRRTFFQVTNCKSAKLYGNASYVDERHRHRYEVNPDMVPEFEKAGLSFVGRDESGKRMEIIELPTHRFFVAVQFHPEFKSRPGKPSPLFLGLIAASSGQLDQRGVIISSTGRKLKATEGAPKLKAYQNGHLMKPLNGLVNGHYSTNGNGAIPI, from the exons ATGAAGTACGTGCTGGTGACCGGCGGAGTGGTGAGCGGGCTCGGGAAGGGCGTGACGGCCAGCAGCATCGGCGTCCTGCTCAAGTCCTGCGGCTTCCGCGTCACCTCCATCAAGATCG ATCCATACCTTAACACCGATGCCGGAACCATGTCTCCGTTCGAGCACGGCGAAGTGTTTGTTTTGGACGACGGTGGTGAG GTGGACTTGGACCTTGGAAACTACGAACGATTTCTGGACATCAAGTTGACTCGTGACAACAACATAACCACGGGGAAGATCTACCAG TCTGTCATTGACAAGGAGCGTAGAGGAGATTACCTAGGAAAAACTGTCCAG GTTGTGCCGCACATCACAGATGAAATACAAGAGTGGATCGAACGTGTGGCAATGAATCCAGTTGATGGCACAGAAGAGCCAGCTGATGTTTGTGTCATAGAACTTGGTGGCACTCTAG GGGACATTGAATCAATGCCTTTCATTGAAGCATTAGGTCAATTTTCATACCGTGTAG GGCCTGGAAACTTCTGCTTGGTGCATGTTAGTCTTGTGCCAGTTCTAAATGTAGTTGGTGAGCAG AAAACAAAGCCAACCCAACATAGTGTTCGCGGACTTAGAGGACTTGGACTCTTGCCTGATATTTTGGCATGTCGTAGTACACAG CCACTTGAAGAACATGTGAAAGTGAAGCTCGCACAATTTTGTCATGTTCCG ATACCAAATATCATTAATCTCCATGATGTCACGAACATTTGGCACATCCCTTTGTTGCTCAGA GATCAGAAGGCCCATGAAGCTATTTTGAAAGTGTTAGACCTTCAGTG TGTGGGTAAAGTTGCTCGAGAACCCCAATTGTCTGAATGGACTGAAAGAGCCAGCAGATGTGACAGATTGAAAACTCCG GTTAGGATTGCTATGGTTGGAAAGTATACTGGCTTGTCAGATTCCTACCTATCTGTTATCAAG GCTCTTTTGCATGCGTCGGTTGCTTTGGACAGGAAACTTGTGGTGGACTGGGTTCCTTCCTGTGATCTTGAAGATTCTACAGCAGAAGAG ACTCCTGATGCCTATGAAAAAGCATGGGAGTTGCTAAAG GGTGCAGATGGTGTGTTGGTGCCAGGAGGTTTCGGAGACAGAGGAGTCCAAGGGAAAATTCTTGCTGCAAAATACGCGCGAGAAAAGAACATTCCTTATCTTGGCATTTGCTTGGGCATGCAAATTGCAGTGATTGAGTTTGCACGTTCTATCATGAAGTTGCATGGTGCTAACAGCACGGAGTTTGATCCAACCACAAAAACACCATGTGTTATTTTCATGCCAGAG GGATCCAAAACCCATATGGGGGCAACAATGCGCCTTGGATCTAGGAGGACCTTTTTCCAGGTCACTAACTGCAAATCTGCTAAACT GTATGGCAATGCTAGCTACGTTGATGAAAGGCACCGCCACAGATACGAGGTCAATCCTGATATGGTCCCAGAATTTGAGAAAGCAGGGCTTTCTTTCGTTGGCAGGGATGAAAGCGGTAAACGCATGGAG ATTATCGAACTACCAACTCATAGGTTTTTCGTTGCTGTACAATTTCACCCTGAATTCAAGTCAAGGCCTGGCAAGCCATCTCCGCTTTTCTTAG GATTGATAGCAGCTTCATCAGGTCAGCTTGATCAACGTGGCGTTATTATCAGTTCAACAGGCAGAAAGCTAAAAGCCACTGAAGGAGCACCGAAGCTAAAAGCTTACCAGAATGGGCACCTCATGAAGCCACTGAACGGCCTGGTGAACGGGCACTATTCAACAAACGGCAATGGTGCTATTCCCATCTAG
- the LOC136511432 gene encoding uncharacterized protein isoform X3 produces MKYVLVTGGVVSGLGKGVTASSIGVLLKSCGFRVTSIKIDPYLNTDAGTMSPFEHGEVFVLDDGGEVDLDLGNYERFLDIKLTRDNNITTGKIYQSVIDKERRGDYLGKTVQVVPHITDEIQEWIERVAMNPVDGTEEPADVCVIELGGTLGDIESMPFIEALGQFSYRVGPGNFCLVHVSLVPVLNVVGEQKTKPTQHSVRGLRGLGLLPDILACRSTQPLEEHVKVKLAQFCHVPIPNIINLHDVTNIWHIPLLLRDQKAHEAILKVLDLQCVGKVAREPQLSEWTERASRCDRLKTPVRIAMVGKYTGLSDSYLSVIKALLHASVALDRKLVVDWVPSCDLEDSTAEEGADGVLVPGGFGDRGVQGKILAAKYAREKNIPYLGICLGMQIAVIEFARSIMKLHGANSTEFDPTTKTPCVIFMPEGSKTHMGATMRLGSRRTFFQVTNCKSAKLYGNASYVDERHRHRYEVNPDMVPEFEKAGLSFVGRDESGKRMEIIELPTHRFFVAVQFHPEFKSRPGKPSPLFLGLIAASSGQLDQRGVIISSTGRKLKATEGAPKLKAYQNGHLMKPLNGLVNGHYSTNGNGAIPI; encoded by the exons ATGAAGTACGTGCTGGTGACCGGCGGAGTGGTGAGCGGGCTCGGGAAGGGCGTGACGGCCAGCAGCATCGGCGTCCTGCTCAAGTCCTGCGGCTTCCGCGTCACCTCCATCAAGATCG ATCCATACCTTAACACCGATGCCGGAACCATGTCTCCGTTCGAGCACGGCGAAGTGTTTGTTTTGGACGACGGTGGTGAG GTGGACTTGGACCTTGGAAACTACGAACGATTTCTGGACATCAAGTTGACTCGTGACAACAACATAACCACGGGGAAGATCTACCAG TCTGTCATTGACAAGGAGCGTAGAGGAGATTACCTAGGAAAAACTGTCCAG GTTGTGCCGCACATCACAGATGAAATACAAGAGTGGATCGAACGTGTGGCAATGAATCCAGTTGATGGCACAGAAGAGCCAGCTGATGTTTGTGTCATAGAACTTGGTGGCACTCTAG GGGACATTGAATCAATGCCTTTCATTGAAGCATTAGGTCAATTTTCATACCGTGTAG GGCCTGGAAACTTCTGCTTGGTGCATGTTAGTCTTGTGCCAGTTCTAAATGTAGTTGGTGAGCAG AAAACAAAGCCAACCCAACATAGTGTTCGCGGACTTAGAGGACTTGGACTCTTGCCTGATATTTTGGCATGTCGTAGTACACAG CCACTTGAAGAACATGTGAAAGTGAAGCTCGCACAATTTTGTCATGTTCCG ATACCAAATATCATTAATCTCCATGATGTCACGAACATTTGGCACATCCCTTTGTTGCTCAGA GATCAGAAGGCCCATGAAGCTATTTTGAAAGTGTTAGACCTTCAGTG TGTGGGTAAAGTTGCTCGAGAACCCCAATTGTCTGAATGGACTGAAAGAGCCAGCAGATGTGACAGATTGAAAACTCCG GTTAGGATTGCTATGGTTGGAAAGTATACTGGCTTGTCAGATTCCTACCTATCTGTTATCAAG GCTCTTTTGCATGCGTCGGTTGCTTTGGACAGGAAACTTGTGGTGGACTGGGTTCCTTCCTGTGATCTTGAAGATTCTACAGCAGAAGAG GGTGCAGATGGTGTGTTGGTGCCAGGAGGTTTCGGAGACAGAGGAGTCCAAGGGAAAATTCTTGCTGCAAAATACGCGCGAGAAAAGAACATTCCTTATCTTGGCATTTGCTTGGGCATGCAAATTGCAGTGATTGAGTTTGCACGTTCTATCATGAAGTTGCATGGTGCTAACAGCACGGAGTTTGATCCAACCACAAAAACACCATGTGTTATTTTCATGCCAGAG GGATCCAAAACCCATATGGGGGCAACAATGCGCCTTGGATCTAGGAGGACCTTTTTCCAGGTCACTAACTGCAAATCTGCTAAACT GTATGGCAATGCTAGCTACGTTGATGAAAGGCACCGCCACAGATACGAGGTCAATCCTGATATGGTCCCAGAATTTGAGAAAGCAGGGCTTTCTTTCGTTGGCAGGGATGAAAGCGGTAAACGCATGGAG ATTATCGAACTACCAACTCATAGGTTTTTCGTTGCTGTACAATTTCACCCTGAATTCAAGTCAAGGCCTGGCAAGCCATCTCCGCTTTTCTTAG GATTGATAGCAGCTTCATCAGGTCAGCTTGATCAACGTGGCGTTATTATCAGTTCAACAGGCAGAAAGCTAAAAGCCACTGAAGGAGCACCGAAGCTAAAAGCTTACCAGAATGGGCACCTCATGAAGCCACTGAACGGCCTGGTGAACGGGCACTATTCAACAAACGGCAATGGTGCTATTCCCATCTAG